The sequence CTCTGCCCGCCGGCCGCCAGGTCCTCAACAAGGCGCAGCGCGCGCGCCGCGTCCCGGGCCAGGATGCACTCGTTCAGCTCCAGGAACAGCTCGCTGGCGACAAGTCCGAAAGCGTCGGCCACCGCCTTTTCGTCGATGGTGCCCTCGGCCCCGGCGATGACCTGGTCGAGCAGGCTCAACCCGTCGCGCATGCTGCCCTCGGCCAGGCTGACCAGCACCCGCAGGCCCGACTCGTCGACCTTCACGCCCTCGGCCGCGGCGACGTCGCGCAGGCGGCCCGCCAGCTCATCGCGCCCGATCAGGCGGAAATCGAAACGCTGGCAGCGGCTGAGGATGGTGCGCGGGATCTTGTTCGCCTCGGTCGTCGCGAAGAAGAAGTACACGCGCGCGGGCGGTTCCTCGAGGATCTTCAGCAGCGCATTGAAGGCACCCTTCGACAACATGTGCACTTCATCGATGATGAAGACCCGGCTGTTGCCCCCGGCGGTCGAGTACTGCGCCATGTCACGCAACTCGCGGATGTTGTCGACGCCGGTATTGCTGGCCGCGTCGATCTCGAGAACATCGAGGTCGCCACCGCGCGCGATCGCCTTGCAGGTGTCACACTGCCCGCAGGGATCACCGTCGTTCGGCGCCGCACAGTTGATCGCCTTGGCCAGCAGACGCGCCACCGTGGTCTTGCCGCAGCCGCGCGGCCCCGAGAACAGGTAGGCGTGGCTGAGCTTGCCCTTGCGCAGGGCAGCGCGCAGCGTCGAGGTCACATGCCCCTGCCCCACAACCTGCTCGAACGTCTCGGGACGATACTTCCGGGCGATCGCCTGATACGACATGGTACTCCGCCTGCCGGGTCGAAAGGAGTTGCCGGCCAGCCTCGCCGGCGAACGGCGAATCTAGCATGCTGCAGCGCAGCGCCGCCACCCGCATTTGCCGGCTGCGCACGCGCGCAGCGCGCGTGCTCCACGCACGTGCAGCGCGTTCACCGAAAAAGAGAGCGGCCTCCGGACTTCCGGAGGCCGCTGGCAGGCGGGCCAGGCTGGCGACGCACACGTCGAAGGGTACGTACCGCTGCTACTTTCCAGTCCTGACGGGGTTGGTGCTCCGACGTCACGCCGGGCCTGACCCATCATGCCTTCCGGCGCATCGTCGCGGCCGGCCTATTTGGGTGGTGGAGATGAACGGGATCGAACCGTCGACCTCCTCGTTGCGAACGAGGCGCTCTCCCAGCTGAGCTACATCCCCACCCGAACCATCGCGCTGCTTCAGCCTCCGGGACCCGGTCCCGGTGCGGCAGGGGGCGCGTCCCCCGTGGCCTTCGCGCGGTGTGCCGGCCGCGCCTGGCCTTTCGTCAACATGGCGGAGAGGCAGGGATTCGAACCCTGGGAACCCGCGAAGGTTCAACGGTTTTCGAGACCGCCCCGTTCAACCGCTCCGGCACCTCTCCGCGAAATCGCCCTGCTCCAGCTGGCGGAGAGGGAGGGATTCGAACCCTCGGTACCTTCCGGCACACACGATTTCCAATCGTGCCGATTAAGCCACTCTCGCACCTCTCCACCGAGGGACAGGGCGGGCAATATAGCATCGGGTTTGCGGAAAATCAATCTGCTGTCTGCACCCGGAAACCGGGCCGCCGCACCGGTTTCAGGCCCCCGGCCCGTCGGTCCGCCGGCCCCGGAAGAAGCCCTTCAGCAACTCGCCGCAGGGGCCGGCCAGGATTCCGCCCACCACTTCCACCCGGTGCCGGTAGGGATTGCCGTCCAGAAGGCGGGCCGTGGAGACCACCGCGCCGGCCCGCGGGTCGGCCGCCCCGAAGACCACCCTGCCGACCCGGGCCAGCAGGATGGCCCCGCAACACATGGTGCACGGCTCGAGGGTCACGTACAGCGTGGCCTGGTCCAGGCGCCAGCTTCCGCGATCGGGAGCGGCAGACGCGGCGTCGGGCTCGTCCTCTTCCGCCAGCGAGCCCGCTCCCGCGCCGCCGGCGGCGCCGATGGCCAGGATCTCGGCGTGGGCCGTGGCGTCGCGCAACGCCTCGACCTGGTTGTGGCCGCGCGACAGGACCACGCCGTCACGGACGACGACGGCGCCGACCGGCACCTCGCCCCGCGCCGCCGCTTCACGGGCCAGGCGCAGCGCCTCGTTCATCCAGCGTTCGTCCGGGGCGAAGAGCCCCCCGAGCAGCGACCCGGCGGCACCTTCCGCGCTCACGGCCAGACCGCCTCGACCCCGGCGATGTTGCCGGCCAGGTCGCGGACCTCCAGGCGCACCCGCAGCGGCTGGTCGCCATGCGCGCTCATCGCCCGCCGGCGCTCGATCCGCGCCAGGAAAGTCTCCTCCAGGCCGTCGCAAATGCCGTCGCGCGGATCCAGGCGCTCGGCACTGCCGTCGGCGGCAATGACGCGCGCGCCGGCCAGAGGGCTCGTCGCATCGACGGCGCGCAGCCGCACGGTCAACAGGTCGCCGTCGGCGGTGCCCGTCTCCAGCACTTCCAGGCGCGGCGGCGTGTTGTCGACCGCCACCGGGCCCAGCACGCGCAGCGCCTGCGCCGCATGCGGCGAGGGATTGTCGGGAGCATCGCTGGCAACCAGACGCAACGCGTAGCGGCCGTCGGCCAGGGCCGAGGTGTCCCAACTGCCCAGGTTCCCGGACACGGGATCCTGCGTACCGCCGGGAGCAACAGCCGGTCGCCACGCCGTATCACCGTCGCGACGGCATTCGAGGCGGAACTCGAGGCGATCCTGGTTCGGGTCGCTCGCGCGCCAGGTCACCACGCGCACCGCGCGGCCCGGGTCCGCGCGCTCGAGGCCGCTCCAGCCGTCACTCGGCGCATCCTGGGTGGTGAACTCCGCGCGCAGCCCGCTGCGGTATTCATGGATGATGCTCTCGCCCGCGGCCAGGCCGCCGAGTTTCACGCCGCGCAACTGCTCGAGCCGGAATTCCTCGATCACCGGCGCACGGTTCGGCTGCCACGCGCTCACCGACACACTGGCCACGTGCGCCGCGCGCTCGCCGCGCGCCGGCGCCGGCAACTCCACGCGCCACTGAATGTAGCGGCAATCCGCCAGCGCGATCTCCTGGTCGTGGCCGCTCCAGGCGGACGACCACGCTGTCCAGGTGTCGTCGGGTTGCGGGCGGCGCCCGCCGCGAACCGACCAGCGCGGAGCGTCATCACCCGCGTTGCCATCCCAGCGCAACCGGCCCCAGCGCACGCCGGGGCCGCCGTCCAGCGGCGGGCTCACGGCCGTGCCGTTCGCATCACTTGAGCGGTCGGCCAGCACCAGCGCTGCGGGATGTGCCTGCGCCAGCGCCAGGTCGTCACCGACAACCGCAAGATCGAGCACATCGCCGCCCGTCCAGGTCGTCAACGGCGTCACACCCCACGGCGGCAGCAGCCGGTACAACCGTGCCTGCGCGGCCGTCGCGGCCGTCGCGTCGGCGCCACCATCCCCTCCGGCTCCATCGCCGGCAGCCAGCGAGCCGGCGCCGAGCCAGCCCCAGTGCTCACTCCAGCCGGCCGCCATGAGGTCGCGGTCGCCGGCCCAGGTGCGCAGGAGCACTTCATGGCCCTGGTCGTCGACGGCCAGGCGGTACAGCGCCGCCGCCGGCAGGGACGCGGTCGCGACATCGCCCGCCAGCGCCGCTATCAGGGCCTGCCCCGGGCCGCCCTCGCCGCTGCTGTTCCCGTCCCCGGCGGTGGCCATCGCCTCAGCGCCGCCGGCCAGGCCCAGCACATGGATCGCACCGCCCGGACCTCGCAGCAGGCGCCTCGCCTCGTCCTGCGCAATGTCGCCGAGCAGGCGTACGGACTTGCCGCCGTCGGTGAGCGCGTAGACCAGGCCCGGTCCCTGCGTCGCCACGAGCAGCCGTGAACGCTCACTGTCGAACATGACATCCATCGCGTTCTGCGCCGACAGGGTCGCGACCTTGTCCAGCTTGCCGTCGCGCCACCCGTAGCGGTAGACGGCGGCCGGCGATCCGACGGCCAGCCAGGCCACACCGGCCTTCTCCTGCACGGCCATGCCCCAGATGTAGGCACCCTCGATGCGCCCGACCTCGGTCACGTCGCCGCCCGCGGTCACGCGCAACAGCCGGCCATCGGGACCACCGCCGGCCAGCAGGTCACCGCCCGGCAGCACGGCCAGGCTGAAGACTTCCGTCGATTCCAGTCGCGCCACCAGGCGCATTTTCCCGTCGGGCGCCACGTGATGGATCTCGCCACCGTGTCCCGTACCCAGGTACCACCCGCCCCGGCCGTCGGCCGCCAGGCGCCACACCACTTCCGGTCCCGGGAGCGCGTGCACGGTGACGATGGGTCCGGCCTCCAACCCGCCGAGCGTGTCGCGACCGGCGCCGCTCAGCGTCACCTCGTCGAAGGAACGCCCCTCCGGCCAGTCCCAGAACTTCGGGCCTGCCGCTCCCGCCGGCATCGAGGCCGTCAATGCCATTGCCGCAGCCAGCACCACTGCCGCTGCCGGCGCATTGCCGCGGCGCACGCGCTTCGTCTGTGCCTTCAACAGGTCCACGATGATGTCTCCCGGCGTCGAGTCGACGCGATCCGGATCCCGGTTGCCTCAGGGCCGCCGCGCGTCGCCGGCTGCCGGCGAAGCGGGCATGATCTCGAGCGTGCGCACGGCATGTCCGCCCAGCGTCCACGCGGTCGCTTGTTCGTGGCGCGCCGCGTAGCTCGCCATCGCCTGGTCGGCCGGTTGCCTCCCGGCGCCGAGAGCGCGCTCCACGCTCGGCGGCATGGCCGCGAGCTCGCGCCCGCCCACGAGCAGCGGACGATCGGCTGCGAACACCGCGACCACGAGTGTCGAGGCCGACCGCGCCGTTTCCAGCAGTTCCCACAGGTCGTCGAGGCGCGTCGGGAGCAGGCGCTCGGGAGCACGCTGCGCCTCGAAGGCGAAGAACTCGGCGGCGCTGGCCGCGACCACGCGGTACGCACCGGCGGGCAGCGACGCCGGGAGCGTCACGGACACGGGAAGTCGCTGCATCGCGCCCGCCGCATCGCGCAGTTCCACCGTGAGCGGCAGCGCCGTCGTGCCCGCCGCCAGGCGCCGCGGCAGCCCCAGCGCGGTGACCACGGCATCGCTGCGCCCCGGCTTGACGTTCACGGTGAACGAGGCCGACTCCAGCGCCACCTCGCTGAACGGATTGTCGAGCAGCAGCGCCAGGGGCGTCATGATCTCACCGGCCAGCATGCCCGCCGCACCCGGACCGGCGGCGACGCCACCGAGGTCCAGCTTCCGCGCGACGGAACCGGCCTTCTCGCGCCAGTTCGTCTCCAGCCGCCAGTCGAAGGTCTGACGGCTCGCGTCATCACCTTCGGCCAGCAGCGCGTTGTAGAACGACCAGAACACGAGCAGCGGCGTCAGTTGCGCATCGTCGGCCGCCGTGAACCGGAACGTGCCGGGCGCAGCGCCCTCCAGTTTCACGGTCACCGGTATCACCGGCGCCACGGCGCCGATGCGACCGGCCAGGCCCGCGCGCAGGTCGTGGTGCACCGCACCGATCACCGGCCCCGGCGATCCGATCTTGAACGAGATGCGGCGGCTCGGAAGGATGGTCACGATGTCCGCCGAAGCCAGGGGCAGGTCCACCGCGCCGCGCTGGAACAGCGGATGGCCCATCATCAGGACGCGGTCGCCATCCACCCAGGTGACGGTGCCGATGGCGCCGAGATCCGCATCGCCGCCGACCAGCGACACGGCACAGGCTGCGCCCGGCACCAGCCGGGGCGGGGCATCGGCCGGCACGTTGCCACCGCCGGCTGTCGCCACCGCCATTCCCGCCGGCCGGCACAGCCAGGCAGGCGCGCCGACGCCGCCGCCCGGCGTCAACGGTTCAAGAAGCGTTGCCGCCAGTTCGAGCGGCTCGGGCCAGCCCGTCACGCCCGCCAGCGCCGGCTTGACTCCGGTCGGCTGCGAGGCGGCGCCGGCTCCGAGCAGGGCCGTCGCCAGTTGACTCTCGTGCCCGCCGAGCAACGCGCGCGGGTCCCAGTCGCCGCCGTAGCGAGGCCCTGCGGCCGGCGACGGATCAGTTGGCAGCGCCAGCATCTCCGCAGCTGGCGTCACGCCGCCGATCGGCGACAGTGAACCCTCCCAGCCGAACGCAACCGCGCCGGCAAAGCGCCCGTCCAGGTAGACCGGGCTGCCGCTCATCCCCTGCGCGATGCTCGATTTCTCGAGGCCGTGGCCCCCCACCTCCACCAGCACGATGGATCCCTGCGCCCGCGCGTTCGGCTGCACGCCCAGCACGCGCACGCTGAACGTGTCGACGCGGCTGCCGGCAAACACGGTCAGTCCGTAGCCGGTCATGCCGATGGTGATCTCGGAAACGGGGATGGGCGGGGGCGCGGCAGATGCCGGCAGGGCCAGAATCCCTGCCAGCCCGGCCGGCAACAGGTGCCCTGCGATGCACCGGGCTCCGGCGCGGGTCAGCCATAACGACACGTGGCGGTTCCTTCCTGTCCGGCCTGTCGCGCATCCCATGGACGCGCGGCCCTGCCGGTGCTCCCTGCCGACAGACAGCGGAAATCTTCCCCGCACGGTAACACAACCGGGGCGCGCGACAGAGTCGGCAGGTAACCCCGGCCGCATCGATAAGTGCCCACGGACGATCAACCACGGGACACCTGATCGCCGTCAGGCCGAAGCCGTCCGCTGCCTGCGGCAAAAGAGAAGGGCGACCGGATGGTCGCCCTTCATCGTCTTGGTGGTACGCCCAGGAGGATTCGAACCCCCAACCTTCTGATCCGTAGTCAGATGCTCTATCCAGTTGAGCTATGGGCGCACCAGAACTGTCAAGCCGCGCGATCAAACAAGCCGCGCCATCAATCTGTGGCGGAGAGGGAGGGATTCGAACCCTCGGTAAGTGTTACCCTACACACGCTTAGCAGGCGTGCACCTTCGGCCACTCGGTCACCTCTCCGAAACCTGGCGGAGGGCGAGGGATTCGAACCCCCATGGGCTTTCACCCGGCGGTTTTCAAGACCGCTGCCTTACCAATTAGGACTAGCCCTCCCAAATCGGGGCGCAGGGCCGGTGCCAAGCGCAGGGCCGATGCCTATGGATACGCAGTGGCGTTCCCGCCCTCGCAAACCCGCCGGCACGCCGGACAGGGCCGCGTTCGCAACGGGAAGGCACGGTACTACTTGGCTTTCCGTTTGTCAAGGATCGCCCTGAGCCCTTTTGCGGGCCCCGAAGTACCTGCCCCGGCTCCGCTTGCGATGGTCTAGCGCCTGGCGCGACGCGACATCGCAGCCAGGTCCAGGGTCACGTCCGGCCCATCCACCGGGCCGGTCAGCCGCAGGTCGAGATTGATGCGACGTTCACGGTCGCGCATCGCCTCGGCAAAGAACGACATCGAACCCAGGTTCGGCGTGAACCCGGGCGGCAGCTTGATGTGCACCGCGAGGTCCATGGCGGTCGTCGACCCGGCCACACCGCCCAGCCCCAGCGCGCCTGCCAGGTCCCAATCCGTGTCGGGGCCGGTGATGACAAGGGTGTCGACCAGGCAACGGCCTTCTTCCAGGCGCACCGCCAGTCGCGACGTCGCGATGCGGATATCGACCAGGTCCTGCCGGTCGCCCAGGTACGGTCCCACGTCGCCGAGCCACGGCCCGGCCCGCAGCAGGCCTTCGCCCGTCGTCAGGTGCGCCGCGGCCGTGAGCGCGTCCAGGCCCCCATCGCCGCCGAGCGGCATGCCGACGTCGGCATCGCCGGTCAGCTTCACGTCCATCTGCGAAGCCACCGCCGGCGCCCAGGCGCCCAGGAGTGCGGCTGCGTCCACGGCTTCAAGCACCAGGTTGCCCGTCAGGGCGCCCGTGGCACCAGCGACCGGGGTGATGACGGCACTGGCCTTCAACCGGCCGCCGCCGCAACCGGCGTCGAGGTTCTCGAAGCTGATCCGGCCCTCTTCGATGCTGCCTTCGGCATTCAGCGTCTCCAGCGCGAACGACGACCACGCGACCCGCGCCGCCTCCAGCGAGAACGAACCCGCGAGGCCGGCCGGGAGTCGCGACAAGGGGCCTTCCGCAGCAGCGGGTGCCACCATCGCGGCCGTATCGCCCTCGCGGGGCAGGCGCAGCCGCAGGCGACCCGTTTCCAGCTCGAAATCCGCCAGGTCCACCGGAAGGCCGCGCCACATCGCCCGCGCCGAGGGACCGCGCGCGGCCACGCGATCGACCACCAGTTCGCGCCGCAGGAGCGGCGCCACCGCCAGTGAGAATTCCAGCTCGGCGAACCTGGCCGTGCTGCCGCCGGCCGACACGAGGCGGGTTTCCCGCAGGCGCAGGCCCGGCCCGCCGAACAGCGTGAGCGAAGCCGAGCCGACGGTCACCTCCGCCCCCGTGGCAGCCGCCAGGGCCTCCTGGGCGCGCGCGGCCACGCGAGCGGACGGAACCAGTCGCGGCGCCACGAAGGCGACGACGGACCCGAACGCTGTCAGCAGCGACAACACGATGATCACGCGCCTGCCGCGACCGGACCCTGCCTTGCTGCCACCGCTTGCCATCATGCGTCCTTTTCATCGCGAACGCGGGGCACGTCGTCGCCCGACGCTTCGGTGTCGCCGCCCCAGCCCGGCTCGCGCAGCCGAGCCCCTGCCAGCACCCGATCCCCGTCGTAGAGCGCCAGGCCCTGTCCCGGCGCCACACCTGACACCGGCTGCGCCAGCGTCACTTCCAGACGATCGCCGTCCCGTCGCCACGACGCAACCGGTGTGCCGGCATGCCGGTGCCGGAGCTGGGCCAGCGGCTGCATGTCGGCCCATTCGCCGGTCGCGCCCGCGGGCCAGCTGTCCGGGAAGCCCGAAGCCTGCGCGGTGAAGCGGTCGCCGACGAGCCGCGTGGCCAGCAACTCGTCGCGGACGCCGACCACCAGCCGGTTGCCTTCCGCTTCGAGCGCCAGCACGTACAACGGTGCCGGCGCCGCCACGCCCAGGCCCTTGCGCTGGCCCACCGTGTAGTGCGCCAGCCCGCGATGCCGGCCCAGGACCCGTCCCTGCCGGTCGACGATCGGCCCCGGCAGTGTCGCCGCCGCGACCGCGCCTGCCTGATCCGGGGCGGCGAACAGGAAGCTGCGGTCGTCGTCCGGCACGAAACAGATCTCCTGGCTGTCGCGACGCTCGGCGACGGGCAGGCCCAGCGCGCGCGCCGCCTCGCGCACCTGTCCCTTGTCGTACCAGCCCAGTGGAAAGACCAGCTGCGGCAGCAGCGAAGGCTCGAGGCGATGCAGGAAATACGACTGGTCCTTGTTGGGATCGAGGCCGCGCCGCAGCCCCGGCGACGGCAGGTCGCGGTCGATGCGCGCATAGTGTCCCGTGGCGGCGAATTCACAGCCCTGGCGTCGCGCCAGCCTTACCAGTTCCGGGAACCGGACGCCGGAATTGCAGGCCAGGCACGGATTGGGCGTGCGACCCGCGGCATATTCCTCGATGAACGGCGAGATCACCCGCTCCCGGAAAGGTTCCACGAGGTCGCCCACCCAGTGGGGAGCACCGTGCAGCGAGGCCAGTCGCCTGGCCTGATCGATGGCTTCGAGCGAGCAGCACGACTGCTCCGTCACCGCATCCTCGTCGCCGGCATAGCAGAAATTCCGGAAAGTGACGCATTCGACGCGACAACCGAGCGCCTGCAGCATGGCCAGCGCCACAGCGCTGTCGACGCCGCCGCTCAAGCCGAGAAGAACCCCTGTGCCGGGGGGCAGGGCCCGGCGCAGGGGTTCGGGTAGAGGCAGCGGAAAGCTCAATGTCCCAGCGTCGGCTCGGGCGCGTTCATCAGGTCGGTGACGATCCTGATGTTCTCCGCCGATCGCGCGCCGATGTCGCCCTCCGGGTCGTACTTCACGGCAAGTTCCCACTCGGTGATGGCCTCGCGGTAGATTTTCGCCTCGGCGAACATGATCGCCAGGTTGTAGTGCGCCAGCGCACTCTGGGGATTTGCGGCCAGGACCTGGTTGAACTCGGCGAGCGCCTGCGAGTGCTTGCGCTGGCGCAGGAACAGCGAACCCAGGTTGCAGCGCGCCTTCTCGTCCGTCGGGTCGACGCGCAACGCGAGTCGGTAGTACGACTCGGCCTTCACCACCTGCTCGGCGCGTTCGACCTGGTTCGCGGTCTGTTCCGCGCGGTCGTCCCACAGCGAGCCCAGGTTCACCATCGGCTCCAGCAGCGTGCTGTCGGCGGCGATCGAGGCCATGAACCGGCCCTCGGCGCTGTCGAGCAGCGCAGCCACGACCGGATCCTTCCAGCCGCGGGCCACGGCGCTGTCCCCGGCCGCAACGTAGAACCGGTTACCGAGCAGGTAACTGGCGTAGGCCGCTTCCGGCGGCCCGCCCGCCGCCAGGTGCCGCAGCGTATCGTCCAGCGCCGTGCCTTCGAGCTTCGTAATCCGCATGGCGAAGCGCTCCAGAGGGGTGGCCGGCGCCTTGTCCTTGGACTGCCCCGCTTCCTTGCCGTCCTTGCAACCGGTGGCCGTCGCCAGGCTGCCGGCCAGCAGCGCCAGAGCCAGGATCCTCGTCGCCATCCGCATCGTGGTCATCCGCCGCATCATTCACGCTCTCCTGTCGCAGGTCACAACATCTCAAGCAGGCCGGGTCCCGCAGGGCAGGCACCGGATCAAGCACCCGGCAACCCGGCAGCCCGATCCCAGTCTACCACCAGGCCTCGAGGCCCGTCACGGAAACAGCGAGCCGAAGGTAACTGGAGCTCAGCCCGTTCTCGCCTTTGTCGCCGATCAGCCCGTAGGTCAGGGCCACGTCCAGGTTGCCGCCGTCGCCTCGCAGCGGGAACCCCGTGCCCACGCTCAGTGAGCGCTCGGTGACTTCCTGGCCGCCCACACGGTAGGGCCAGCGATGCCAGCTTGCCCCCACGCGCACGGGGAGGTTGGCCCACCCGCCGTGCCGCTCGTTGGCCCGCCGGCGCTCCAGGCCGAACCCGAACTCCACTTCCTCGACCAGTTCGTCCTGCCAGTCCGGCTGGGCCAGCCAATTGGCCGGCGCCACCATCCGGGTCCAGTCCTGGCGGCGCAGGTCGGCGCCCGCTTCCCAGCGCCCGCCCAGCCCGGCCGACACGCCCACCGCCAGCTCGGCCGGCCGCGTGATCTCGAACTCGTTCGTGATGCGCTCGGCCACGCCGCCGACCTCGGTCTTGCGGGTTGCCGAAACCGTGTGCTCGCCGGTCCAGGTCACGCCCAGTCGCAGGTCGGCCTTCGGAGTCAGCAACGCCCCCAACGTGAGCGAGGTGCCCGTGAACTGGTCCTCCGCCACGGCGATCACCGATCGGTACGTCGGCACGCCGGCGGACGACAGCGGCGTGTTGAAGTAGTCGGCCATCGTCTCGCGCATTGAGCCGCGCTCAAGGTTGAGCGAGACGGCGCCGGCCAGCATCGGCGTGGCACGCCAGGACACGCCCAGCGGCACCTTGAAGACCGAGCCCTCGCGCTCGAACTGCACGTTGCCGGTCAGCGTGTCCGCCAGCGTTCCGGAGCCTCCGAATCCGTCCCAGGCGTAGAACGTCGAATCAACGCGCGTGTGCCAGCTCGTGCCGCGTTCGATCTTGAAGCCCGCGGTGAACGCCAGCTCACCCTTCTTCACGGGCATCACGACGCGCACATCCGGCACGAAGGTGCGGAACGTGCGCCGGGTGCCGGCCGGCGATTCGTGGCCGCCCGTCTCGCCGTAACCGGTCAGGCTCAGGCCCATCTGCCGGACCCACGCCGTCGAGGCCAGGTTCTTGTAGCCGGGATGAAGGCTGTCGGCCACGGTCAGGCCCCAGCCTCCGCGACCGAGCATGCGCGCGTCGCCCTCGGCCAGGCGCTGCCCCACGCTTTGCAACGCGAACGGCGTCTGCGCGGTCGCCGCGATCGCCAGCAGGGAAACTGCCGCCAGCGTCACCGCGAACCAGGTGGATGTCCGCTTCATCGCGAGCCTCCCAGCCGTTCATCGCGGCGACTATAGGTGATCTCGAGACGCGGTCGCAGGCTGTCGGCAGCGGCCGTCCCGAAGAAGTGGAACTCGGTGAAGTAGAAGTCCGGATCCACCGTGGTCAGGTCGTAGGTCGGGAAAATGTCCTCGCCGGCGGTCAGCACCAGCCCCCGCGGGTTCGTGTAGACGTCGTTGGCCAGGCGCTGCACGAGCGTAGTCACGTCGAACGACAGGTGACGCACCCGGCTGGTGGGCTCCAGGCTCGTCTGCCCGGTGATGACATAGGTGGCCTCGTCCAGTTCGGCCGGCGTCATCGTCACCGGAGCTGCAGCCAGCTTCAGCGAATCGATCTCGGAAACGACGATCGCCTCGCTGTTGCCGAAGGAAAGGCTGCGGTTGTTGGTCAGCTTCAGGACGGCGCGATTGATAAGCACGTCTTCCGGCAGCGTCGAGAAATCGAAATCGAAGGCCGGGTAGGAGCGAAGTCCGGTGCGCAGGACGAAACCGTCGGCCGCATCGGCAGGCACGGCCGCCACCTCATGGAACGTCGAGGTGTCGGCCACCGGCGGCAACAGGAAGTTGACGATCGAGATGTCCTCGAACTCGACGACCAGGTTGGGTGCCACGACCGTGCCCACGGTGACGTCATCCAGTTCGCCGTACCGCAGCAACTCCCGCGAGGCGCAGCCGAGAAGGTCCTCGTCCGAGCCGTCGCCGAGCGAGATCACCAGGCCGACCGTGCCTTCGCCCGCCAGCCAGGCCAGGAAGTCGGTCTCCGACAGGCGCAGCAGCGGCTCGGTGTCGGGCTTCGACTCAAGGGCATCCTCGTTGAGCACGGTACCGTTGTAGGAAGGGATCACGCCCGGATAGCCGACGTACGCCGTGCTGTCGAACGGCGCTTCGAGCTGCTGGACCCGATAGTAGAGAACCCGCTCGGTGCGCGTCGTATCGCCGGCGTCACTGATCTCGATGCGCTGTCCCGCATAGTGCGACAGCTTCGTCAAGCTCAGCTTCACCGACTTGATCTTCGCTGCCGTGAACATCGTGTCGGGATGGTCGGCAGTGAAGATTC comes from bacterium and encodes:
- a CDS encoding nucleoside deaminase, translated to MNEALRLAREAAARGEVPVGAVVVRDGVVLSRGHNQVEALRDATAHAEILAIGAAGGAGAGSLAEEDEPDAASAAPDRGSWRLDQATLYVTLEPCTMCCGAILLARVGRVVFGAADPRAGAVVSTARLLDGNPYRHRVEVVGGILAGPCGELLKGFFRGRRTDGPGA
- the mnmA gene encoding tRNA 2-thiouridine(34) synthase MnmA; this encodes MSGGVDSAVALAMLQALGCRVECVTFRNFCYAGDEDAVTEQSCCSLEAIDQARRLASLHGAPHWVGDLVEPFRERVISPFIEEYAAGRTPNPCLACNSGVRFPELVRLARRQGCEFAATGHYARIDRDLPSPGLRRGLDPNKDQSYFLHRLEPSLLPQLVFPLGWYDKGQVREAARALGLPVAERRDSQEICFVPDDDRSFLFAAPDQAGAVAAATLPGPIVDRQGRVLGRHRGLAHYTVGQRKGLGVAAPAPLYVLALEAEGNRLVVGVRDELLATRLVGDRFTAQASGFPDSWPAGATGEWADMQPLAQLRHRHAGTPVASWRRDGDRLEVTLAQPVSGVAPGQGLALYDGDRVLAGARLREPGWGGDTEASGDDVPRVRDEKDA
- a CDS encoding tetratricopeptide repeat protein, with the protein product MMRRMTTMRMATRILALALLAGSLATATGCKDGKEAGQSKDKAPATPLERFAMRITKLEGTALDDTLRHLAAGGPPEAAYASYLLGNRFYVAAGDSAVARGWKDPVVAALLDSAEGRFMASIAADSTLLEPMVNLGSLWDDRAEQTANQVERAEQVVKAESYYRLALRVDPTDEKARCNLGSLFLRQRKHSQALAEFNQVLAANPQSALAHYNLAIMFAEAKIYREAITEWELAVKYDPEGDIGARSAENIRIVTDLMNAPEPTLGH